In one Diceros bicornis minor isolate mBicDic1 chromosome 2, mDicBic1.mat.cur, whole genome shotgun sequence genomic region, the following are encoded:
- the TMPPE gene encoding transmembrane protein with metallophosphoesterase domain, translating to MAIFRQLSLGMKAALAAGTVLVSIIVSRSYLAGSLELGAWRCLFRLQLALFANSLMLIGSLYIWRSTVSNLSHSPATESVCFKLWKMAVVTFLALAHSSFFTMLFLVAEEPYLFSLAAYSCLGAYIIMLFFLCTLSGMEQAFQFLAWRSGRVVGSLDKTRKLALRPALTVVVTAVLSVVGLLNAAQPPAVKTVEVPIHQLPPSMDNLKIALLSDIHLGPTVGRTKMEMFVRMVNVLEPDVTVIVGDLCDSEASTLRMAVAPLGQLHSRLGTYFVTGNHEYYTSDVSNWFALLESLDVKPLHNENVKISATRAQRGGGEDGDWICLAGVDDIEADSLHYSGHGMDLEKALGGCSPDHTTILLAHQPLAAKRALQARPDINLILSGHTHAGQIFPLNVAAYFLNPFFAGLYQVAQTTFVYVSPGTAYYGIPMRLGSRAEITELILQRAPLTRP from the coding sequence ATGGCGATCTTCAGGCAGCTGTCCTTGGGCATGAAGGCCGCCCTGGCTGCTGGCACTGTCCTCGTGTCCATCATTGTCTCCCGCTCTTATTTGGCGGGGAGCCTTGAGCTCGGGGCCTGGCGTTGTCTGTTCCGCCTGCAGCTTGCCCTGTTTGCCAACTCGCTCATGCTTATAGGCTCCCTCTACATCTGGCGTAGCACGGTCAGCAACCTGAGCCATTCCCCAGCCACAGAGTCGGTCTGTTTTAAGCTTTGGAAGATGGctgttgtgacatttctggcccTGGCCCATTCCAGTTTCTTCACCATGCTCTTTTTAGTGGCCGAGGAGCCCTATCTCTTTTCCTTGGCTGCCTACTCCTGCCTCGGGGCGTACATCATCATGCTCTTCTTCCTGTGTACCCTCAGCGGCATGGAGCAGGCCTTTCAGTTCCTGGCCTGGCGCAGTGGTCGGGTCGTGGGCAGCCTTGACAAGACAAGGAAGCTGGCACTCAGGCCGGCCCTGACAGTGGTGGTGACTGCTGTGCTCAGCGTAGTCGGGCTTCTGAACGCTGCCCAGCCCCCGGCGGTGAAAACCGTGGAGGTGCCCATCCATCAGCTGCCCCCCTCTATGGACAACCTCAAGATAGCACTCCTCTCAGACATTCACTTGGGCCCCACAGTGGGCAGGACCAAGATGGAGATGTTCGTGAGGATGGTGAACGTGCTGGAACCAGATGTCACGGTGATTGTGGGTGACCTCTGTGATTCAGAAGCCTCGACCCTCCGGATGGCTGTCGCTCCTTTGGGCCAGCTTCATTCGCGCCTCGGCACCTACTTCGTCACAGGCAATCACGAGTACTACACGTCAGATGTCAGCAACTGGTTTGCGCTGCTGGAATCCCTGGATGTCAAGCCCCTTCACAATGAGAACGTGAAGATTTCTGCCACACGGGCCCAgcgtggtggtggtgaggatggCGACTGGATCTGCTTGGCTGGGGTGGATGATATTGAAGCAGACAGCCTGCACTACTCTGGCCATGGCATGGATCTCGAGAAGGCCCTGGGAGGCTGCAGCCCAGACCACACCACCATCTTGCTAGCTCACCAGCCCCTGGCTGCCAAGAGAGCCCTTCAAGCTCGGCCAGATATCAACTTGATCCTTTCTGGGCACACACATGctgggcaaatcttccccttGAACGTCGCAGCCTATTTCCTGAACCCCTTCTTTGCTGGTCTTTACCAAGTGGCCCAGACTACATTTGTATATGTCAGCCCAGGCACGGCCTATTATGGGATACCCATGAGATTGGGTAGCAGGGCAGAGATTACGGAGCTCATCCTGCAGCGAGCTCCCTTAACCCGGCCCTGA